A region of candidate division WOR-3 bacterium DNA encodes the following proteins:
- the rpsL gene encoding 30S ribosomal protein S12 translates to MPTINQLVRRKREKPKKISKTPALRSSPQRRGVCTRVYTTTPKKPNSALRKVCKVRLTSGYEIIAYIPGEGHNLQEHSIVLVRGGRVKDLPGVRYHVVRGVYDCAGVEGRRKGRSLYGAKRPKEKQS, encoded by the coding sequence ATGCCGACGATTAACCAATTAGTAAGAAGAAAAAGAGAAAAACCCAAAAAAATTTCTAAAACCCCGGCTTTGCGTTCTTCGCCTCAAAGAAGAGGAGTTTGCACTCGGGTCTATACCACAACACCCAAAAAGCCAAATTCAGCATTACGCAAAGTTTGTAAAGTAAGACTGACGAGCGGCTATGAGATAATCGCCTATATCCCCGGCGAAGGTCATAACTTACAAGAACACTCAATCGTCTTAGTGCGGGGTGGTCGGGTAAAGGACTTACCGGGTGTTCGGTATCATGTAGTAAGAGGTGTTTATGACTGCGCGGGTGTGGAAGGAAGAAGGAAGGGTCGTTCTTTATATGGAGCAAAAAGACCAAAAGAGAAGCAGAGTTAG
- the rpsG gene encoding 30S ribosomal protein S7, with translation MARRKRAEVRTVPPDPVYNSSLVTKFINNLMWEGKKTIAQKIFYSALKLIEKKTKEDGFAIFQKALNNVRPLLEVRPRRVGGATYQIPVEVPPRRRDSLAIKWIIQAARARSEYRMVERLSNELIDAAKGQGAAVKKKEDTHKMAEANRAFAHFRW, from the coding sequence ATGGCTAGAAGAAAGAGAGCCGAAGTGAGAACCGTGCCTCCAGATCCAGTTTATAATTCAAGCCTCGTCACCAAGTTTATAAATAATCTGATGTGGGAAGGGAAAAAGACAATCGCTCAGAAAATCTTCTACTCCGCCTTAAAGTTAATTGAAAAAAAGACAAAAGAAGACGGTTTTGCAATTTTCCAAAAAGCATTAAATAATGTCCGCCCCCTTTTAGAGGTGAGACCCCGCCGGGTTGGGGGTGCAACTTATCAAATTCCGGTGGAAGTGCCACCCCGTCGGCGGGACTCTTTAGCGATAAAGTGGATAATCCAAGCGGCCAGGGCCCGAAGTGAATACCGAATGGTGGAGAGATTATCTAACGAACTGATTGATGCGGCAAAGGGACAGGGAGCAGCGGTTAAGAAGAAGGAAGATACTCACAAGATGGCGGAAGCAAACCGCGCATTTGCCCATTTCCGGTGGTAA